The following coding sequences lie in one Chitinophagaceae bacterium genomic window:
- a CDS encoding DUF11 domain-containing protein — translation MKSFLLSIFLLLFLLFKNSAGQCITDPNFKAAIQTACPTCIDGSSGCLLPPAKMLIELNVAGKSIIDISGIEGFTALKSFYCNNNSITTISQLPDSLQLLYCSDNVITSLPATLPIKLEQLKCENNLLATLPPLPNSLQTLFCSDNLLGELPALPNNMDNLTCNDNHLFTLPPLPAHLTSIHCNLNQLYQLPELPSSLKKLFCTQNQLMSLPALPSSLTNLDVSGNPIACLPELPYDLQSLVYDFTNISCLPNFPAIYEYLSPLPLCINGQPNNCALHPTVSGNVFVDFNGDGFKDVDDIAFPGIAVKASTENWAGYSDQSGAYAVNGGFSGTYSYSAVLPPGNYTVNPSVPYSITFNDTSGQQVNNIDFGIHPAADVYDLGISIAPGQIVSGVKCNFYITYTNKGPYAVNGSLVFQHDEAISFLGADITPFLQNGTVLTWIFSNLQPFASQTITAKFDVPASVLAGSSLSFSALGIISGATDIYLNDNSIADSVIVSGTGNTNYKTVNRTEIIPTDLADGDEEIEYTIYFQNTGSNNSQNLDIYDTLSANLNTSSFEMLGSSHDGSLSAKSVAQYSAHPLVLHWNFSDIKLASATNDPLGSRGFVKFKAKPLTTLTQGNKVLNKSIIQFSNNVNPVVTNTVTTNIMFPVGMFELQSGTVELFAAPNPFCNTLQVKYHLTKTEEIRISVLNIFGAVLLEKVIPESQEEAVDINLDGLGSGTYLLTLKGKHSNATTRLLKM, via the coding sequence ATGAAAAGTTTTCTCTTATCCATTTTTTTACTGCTGTTCTTGCTGTTTAAAAATAGTGCCGGTCAATGTATTACAGATCCAAATTTTAAGGCAGCGATTCAGACTGCTTGTCCCACTTGTATTGATGGGAGTAGTGGCTGTCTGCTACCACCCGCTAAAATGTTGATTGAATTGAATGTTGCCGGAAAAAGCATCATTGATATTTCCGGCATTGAAGGATTTACTGCCCTGAAATCCTTCTATTGCAATAACAATTCCATTACCACTATTTCGCAACTTCCTGACTCCCTTCAACTCCTGTATTGCAGTGATAATGTGATTACAAGTTTACCGGCTACATTACCAATCAAACTCGAGCAGTTAAAATGTGAGAATAACCTGCTTGCTACGCTTCCGCCTTTACCTAATTCACTTCAGACACTGTTCTGTTCAGATAACTTGTTGGGCGAATTGCCTGCTTTACCCAATAACATGGATAACCTCACATGCAACGACAATCACCTTTTTACACTACCACCATTACCTGCACATTTAACATCCATCCATTGCAATCTGAATCAGCTCTATCAGCTTCCTGAATTACCATCAAGTCTTAAAAAGCTTTTCTGCACGCAAAATCAATTGATGTCCTTACCGGCATTGCCTTCATCCCTTACTAATCTGGATGTTAGCGGAAATCCAATTGCCTGCCTGCCTGAACTGCCTTACGACCTTCAGTCCCTGGTATATGATTTTACGAATATCAGTTGTCTTCCAAATTTTCCGGCTATCTATGAGTATCTTTCTCCGCTTCCGCTTTGTATAAACGGCCAGCCGAATAATTGCGCCCTGCATCCTACTGTTAGCGGCAATGTCTTTGTCGATTTTAATGGAGATGGATTCAAAGATGTTGATGACATCGCATTTCCTGGAATAGCCGTAAAAGCAAGCACTGAAAACTGGGCAGGTTATTCAGATCAATCAGGGGCTTATGCTGTGAATGGTGGATTTAGCGGCACCTATTCTTACAGTGCTGTACTTCCCCCGGGAAATTATACTGTTAACCCTTCAGTGCCTTATTCTATTACATTCAATGATACGTCGGGTCAACAAGTAAACAATATTGATTTCGGCATTCATCCTGCTGCTGATGTCTATGATCTTGGAATCAGCATTGCTCCGGGACAAATAGTTTCAGGTGTTAAATGTAATTTCTACATAACCTATACAAATAAAGGGCCTTATGCCGTCAACGGCTCTTTGGTATTTCAGCATGATGAAGCGATCAGTTTTCTCGGAGCCGATATTACTCCATTCCTTCAAAACGGCACAGTACTCACCTGGATTTTTTCAAACCTGCAGCCTTTCGCCTCACAAACCATTACTGCAAAATTTGATGTTCCGGCAAGTGTTTTGGCAGGTTCAAGTCTTTCGTTCTCTGCACTCGGAATTATAAGTGGCGCAACTGACATCTATTTAAACGACAATTCAATTGCTGATTCTGTAATCGTTAGCGGAACCGGCAACACAAATTACAAAACAGTAAATCGCACGGAAATTATACCCACCGATCTGGCTGATGGCGATGAGGAAATTGAATACACGATTTATTTTCAGAACACAGGGAGTAACAACTCCCAAAACCTCGATATCTATGACACATTAAGTGCTAACCTGAACACTTCCTCATTCGAAATGCTTGGGTCAAGTCATGATGGTTCTTTAAGCGCGAAAAGTGTTGCCCAATATTCCGCTCATCCACTGGTATTACATTGGAACTTTAGCGATATCAAGCTAGCGTCTGCTACAAACGATCCTCTTGGAAGTCGTGGATTTGTGAAGTTTAAAGCCAAGCCACTAACGACTTTAACGCAGGGTAATAAAGTTCTCAATAAAAGCATTATTCAATTCAGTAACAATGTTAATCCGGTGGTTACCAATACGGTTACAACCAATATCATGTTTCCGGTTGGTATGTTTGAATTACAAAGCGGAACGGTTGAATTATTTGCTGCGCCCAATCCATTCTGCAATACCTTACAGGTAAAATACCATTTAACAAAAACGGAAGAAATCAGAATTTCAGTTTTAAATATATTTGGAGCAGTCTTACTGGAAAAAGTGATACCCGAAAGCCAGGAAGAAGCCGTTGATATAAATCTTGATGGGCTTGGGTCAGGAACTTATTTGCTTACTTTAAAGGGGAAGCATAGTAATGCGACAACACGGTTATTAAAAATGTAA
- a CDS encoding DUF1361 domain-containing protein — MLRNLKGRYFENRWEITLLLIASSVFAVGLEALRIFLSGHHNYLYFVWNLFLAWIPYCIGIYLPVSFHVIRSKFIIYLLFIVWFLFWPNSPYMLTDLLHLKEKQNIPLWFDLGLILAFAWAGLMLGFLSLIEVQNLVRKRMGRIAGWIFATVTILTGSLGIYIGRYVRLNSWDVVGNPLRVYADIFEHFSDRMLRTEMIVMTLQYGIFLFLGYLTIKIIIKIPDRMAL, encoded by the coding sequence ATGCTTCGCAATTTAAAAGGCAGGTACTTTGAAAACAGGTGGGAAATTACATTGTTACTGATAGCATCTTCTGTATTCGCTGTCGGACTTGAAGCACTTCGCATCTTTCTGAGCGGGCACCACAACTATTTGTATTTTGTCTGGAATCTTTTCCTTGCATGGATTCCTTATTGCATCGGCATTTACCTGCCCGTTTCTTTTCACGTGATACGTTCCAAATTTATTATCTATCTGTTATTTATTGTCTGGTTTCTCTTCTGGCCAAACTCTCCTTATATGCTTACCGATTTGCTTCATCTTAAGGAAAAACAAAATATTCCACTTTGGTTTGATTTGGGTTTGATCCTTGCATTCGCATGGGCCGGACTTATGCTTGGCTTTCTATCATTGATCGAAGTTCAGAACCTGGTGCGAAAAAGAATGGGTCGCATTGCAGGGTGGATCTTCGCTACTGTCACGATCTTAACAGGAAGCCTGGGTATTTACATTGGGAGATATGTCAGACTGAATTCATGGGATGTTGTTGGTAATCCTTTGCGCGTGTATGCTGATATTTTTGAACACTTTTCTGACCGTATGCTCCGGACTGAAATGATTGTGATGACGCTTCAGTACGGTATATTTTTGTTTCTGGGCTATCTTACTATAAAAATCATTATCAAAATACCTGATCGCATGGCATTGTGA
- a CDS encoding DUF58 domain-containing protein, with amino-acid sequence MEPSKELIGEVGKIENLELLARQVVEGFLIGLHKSPFHGFSVEFAEHRLYNPGESTRHIDWKVLARTDRVYVKKFEEETNLRCQIVLDGSSSMYFPEAKESASGLRKIDFSCVAAASVMHLLKKQRDAFGLTIFSDHVEQHSTVKSSSVHNKLLLGQLQNVMTREPGKKRTAAAACLHEVAEKLHRRSMVVIFSDMFENMLTDSNEYLALFSALQHLKHNKHEVILFHVLDKSKEMSFDFVNRPYRFIDLETGEQLKLNPNQVKESYVKQMQDFYQQLKLRCGQFKIDLVEADVNEGFRPVLLPYLMKREKFN; translated from the coding sequence TTGGAACCCTCTAAAGAATTAATTGGTGAAGTTGGTAAAATTGAAAACCTCGAATTGCTGGCCAGGCAGGTGGTGGAAGGCTTTCTGATAGGATTGCATAAAAGCCCGTTTCATGGATTTTCTGTAGAGTTTGCCGAACACAGATTGTATAATCCGGGAGAATCAACACGACACATTGATTGGAAGGTGCTTGCGCGAACTGATCGTGTGTATGTGAAAAAGTTTGAAGAAGAAACAAACCTGCGTTGTCAGATTGTGCTGGACGGTTCTTCTTCTATGTATTTTCCGGAGGCGAAAGAATCAGCAAGCGGTTTAAGAAAGATTGATTTTTCCTGTGTGGCGGCAGCTTCTGTGATGCATTTATTGAAAAAGCAGCGAGATGCATTCGGACTCACTATTTTTTCCGATCATGTTGAACAGCACAGCACCGTAAAATCCAGTTCCGTTCACAATAAATTATTATTGGGACAATTGCAAAATGTGATGACACGTGAACCCGGAAAAAAGAGAACCGCCGCGGCTGCTTGTCTTCATGAAGTGGCGGAAAAACTTCACCGGCGGTCGATGGTGGTCATCTTTAGTGATATGTTTGAAAACATGCTCACTGACAGTAATGAATACCTCGCATTGTTTTCCGCTTTGCAGCATTTGAAGCACAATAAACATGAAGTGATTCTTTTTCACGTGCTGGATAAATCAAAAGAAATGTCGTTTGATTTTGTAAACCGGCCTTATCGTTTTATTGATCTCGAAACCGGAGAACAATTGAAACTGAACCCAAACCAGGTGAAAGAAAGTTATGTGAAGCAAATGCAGGATTTCTATCAGCAACTGAAATTGCGCTGCGGACAATTTAAGATTGACCTGGTGGAAGCGGATGTGAATGAAGGATTCAGGCCTGTACTGTTGCCCTATTTAATGAAGCGGGAAAAGTTCAATTAA
- a CDS encoding 4-(cytidine 5'-diphospho)-2-C-methyl-D-erythritol kinase — translation MISFPTCKINIGLRILNQREDGYHNLVSVFYPVQWCDALEIVRSNEFGFQTEGIMINGSNADNLCVKAYNLLQQLYELPPVKMVLLKNIPIGAGLGGGSSDGAFTLKMLNEFFELHITNDELKAYALQLGSDCPFFIENKPMFVTGKGEQLAPVEMNLSGYCIVILYPEIAVNTAWAFQEYSKANNSISAEDDANNFTIQLQQPVSSWKDIIVNDFEAIVIRQHPEIEALKKQLYASGALYASMSGSGSAVYGIFQEKPEQLSFIGNNRSYIGTL, via the coding sequence ATGATTTCTTTTCCTACCTGCAAAATCAACATCGGTCTTCGCATCCTTAACCAGCGGGAAGATGGTTATCACAATCTTGTTTCCGTTTTTTATCCGGTACAATGGTGCGATGCATTGGAAATAGTTCGCTCAAATGAATTTGGTTTTCAGACTGAAGGAATAATGATTAATGGTTCAAATGCTGATAATCTTTGTGTAAAGGCTTATAACTTATTGCAACAACTATATGAATTACCTCCTGTGAAAATGGTACTCCTCAAAAATATACCGATTGGAGCAGGTTTGGGTGGTGGTTCATCAGACGGTGCTTTCACCTTAAAAATGTTGAATGAATTTTTTGAATTGCACATTACCAACGACGAATTAAAAGCATATGCTTTGCAACTCGGAAGTGATTGCCCTTTTTTTATTGAAAATAAACCAATGTTCGTCACTGGTAAAGGAGAACAGTTAGCTCCGGTTGAAATGAATCTGTCAGGTTATTGTATTGTAATTCTGTATCCTGAAATAGCTGTCAATACAGCGTGGGCTTTTCAGGAATATTCCAAAGCCAATAACTCCATTTCCGCTGAGGATGATGCGAATAATTTTACCATTCAACTACAGCAACCTGTATCTTCCTGGAAAGATATTATTGTCAATGATTTTGAAGCAATTGTAATCCGGCAACATCCCGAAATCGAAGCGTTAAAAAAGCAACTGTATGCATCAGGAGCTTTGTATGCTTCCATGAGCGGAAGTGGTTCTGCTGTCTATGGCATTTTTCAGGAAAAGCCGGAACAGCTTTCATTCATTGGAAATAATCGCAGCTACATTGGCACGCTTTAA
- a CDS encoding FAD-dependent oxidoreductase yields the protein MPLHAVKNNALKQLRKAFQLSRNANEKGTTDFESVAGDIQSHSITRRKFILDVTKAAAVIGAVGLYEACKPVNQKTQPVIAIVGGGIAGLHAAYILKNAGLIAQIYEGSPRTGGRIMSVDGMMGDGLWTEMGGEFIDSTHIDMLNLATKFNLPLIDRQAPSELGLNEFACFFDGKRYVLADVVKAIHPVAAQIQADIDSLSEIISFDTYTPADLALDNISITAYTEKLGLTGWFKEFINTSYTAEYGMEASEQSAINLLSIFDPGNGEEVKLYGDSDERYSVVGGNSKICNALSAELNEQIREEYLLTAIGMNPDNRYELTFRIGGKGEINTVADIVLMTIPFTTLREVDIKVPLPDWKMNTIKNVGYGTNSKLFIGVNERVWRQQGYAGYAFSDNGMMNGYDHTQMQNNNSGKGGYTIFLGGKAGVDCGNISLEDLQKQYVPALDGVFPGVSNQFNGNFQRWYWPGYAFSKCSYLSYKVGQYTTMCGTQIRPVGNLYFAGEHCSYEFQGFMNGGAATGRIAAEQIIAKLKV from the coding sequence ATGCCACTTCATGCTGTAAAAAACAACGCCCTCAAGCAACTGAGGAAAGCATTTCAGCTTTCAAGAAATGCAAACGAAAAAGGAACTACAGATTTTGAATCTGTTGCTGGTGATATACAAAGTCATTCTATCACTCGAAGAAAATTTATTCTCGATGTTACAAAAGCTGCAGCAGTAATCGGAGCGGTCGGATTGTATGAAGCCTGCAAACCGGTGAATCAGAAAACACAACCTGTTATTGCCATTGTCGGCGGTGGCATTGCCGGATTGCATGCGGCTTATATTTTAAAGAATGCAGGATTGATTGCACAGATCTATGAAGGAAGTCCGAGAACCGGTGGCCGCATTATGTCGGTTGATGGTATGATGGGTGATGGATTGTGGACAGAAATGGGTGGTGAATTTATTGACAGCACGCATATTGATATGCTGAACCTTGCCACGAAATTCAATCTTCCGTTAATTGATCGTCAGGCACCAAGTGAATTGGGATTGAATGAGTTTGCCTGTTTCTTTGATGGAAAACGGTATGTGCTTGCTGATGTGGTGAAAGCCATTCATCCGGTGGCAGCGCAAATTCAAGCGGATATTGATTCCCTTTCGGAAATCATTTCCTTCGATACCTATACTCCTGCTGATTTAGCACTTGACAATATTTCTATCACCGCGTACACCGAAAAATTAGGGCTCACCGGCTGGTTCAAAGAATTTATCAATACCAGTTATACAGCGGAATATGGAATGGAAGCATCGGAACAATCAGCCATTAACCTGCTTTCCATTTTTGATCCGGGTAATGGAGAGGAGGTGAAGTTATATGGCGACAGTGATGAGCGATATTCAGTGGTGGGTGGGAATTCAAAAATCTGTAATGCGCTTTCTGCGGAGCTAAATGAACAGATCCGCGAAGAATATTTGCTGACTGCCATTGGTATGAATCCGGACAACCGTTATGAACTCACTTTTAGAATAGGAGGTAAGGGAGAAATCAATACAGTGGCGGATATTGTATTAATGACCATTCCGTTCACCACCTTGCGGGAAGTGGATATCAAGGTTCCATTGCCTGATTGGAAAATGAATACCATTAAAAATGTTGGCTACGGAACCAATTCCAAACTTTTTATTGGTGTGAATGAAAGGGTCTGGCGCCAACAGGGTTATGCCGGTTATGCATTTTCGGACAATGGTATGATGAATGGATACGACCATACACAAATGCAAAACAATAATTCAGGTAAAGGTGGCTATACCATTTTTCTGGGAGGAAAAGCGGGAGTCGATTGCGGAAATATTTCACTGGAAGATTTGCAAAAACAATATGTGCCTGCTCTTGATGGTGTTTTTCCGGGAGTTTCGAACCAGTTTAACGGAAATTTCCAGCGCTGGTATTGGCCGGGTTATGCATTTTCAAAATGCAGTTACCTGTCTTATAAAGTCGGTCAGTATACAACGATGTGCGGAACGCAGATTCGCCCGGTTGGCAACCTCTATTTCGCCGGTGAACATTGCAGCTATGAATTCCAGGGATTTATGAATGGCGGTGCAGCAACAGGTAGAATCGCCGCAGAACAAATTATTGCAAAACTAAAAGTCTAA
- the carA gene encoding glutamine-hydrolyzing carbamoyl-phosphate synthase small subunit has translation MQNSFPVKIPAVLLLEDGTVYHGFAAGAIGTTTGEICFNTGMTGYQEIFTDPSYFGQLLVATHVHIGNYGVFEEEVQSNSIKIAGLVCKSFNTFYSRKMAGSGIQDYFIKENKVAIEGIDTRALVRHIRSRGAMNAIISSETTDLEVLKKQLEAVPSMAGLELSSIVSTTTAYEAGDMNAELKVAALDLGIKKNILDCMVARGMQVKVFPAKTSYQEMKSWGADGYFISNGPGDPAVMDYAIETVKQILSDDQPLFGICLGHQLLALASGIPTFKMHHGHRGLNHPVKNIITGRCEITSQNHGFGVDPDAIKRSDKVEVTHINLNDRSIEGLRLKDKRAFSVQYHPESAPGPHDSRYLFDDFVSMMQEVKV, from the coding sequence TTGCAAAATTCTTTTCCTGTGAAGATTCCTGCAGTTCTGTTACTTGAAGATGGTACCGTATATCACGGTTTTGCCGCTGGTGCCATTGGTACCACCACCGGCGAAATATGCTTTAATACCGGCATGACAGGTTACCAGGAAATATTTACCGATCCATCTTATTTCGGGCAGTTACTGGTGGCAACCCATGTGCATATAGGAAATTATGGTGTGTTTGAAGAAGAAGTTCAATCCAACTCCATCAAAATTGCCGGTCTTGTTTGTAAAAGTTTCAACACTTTTTATTCAAGAAAAATGGCGGGCAGCGGCATACAGGACTATTTCATCAAAGAAAATAAAGTGGCCATTGAAGGCATTGATACGAGAGCACTGGTTCGACATATCAGAAGCCGTGGTGCTATGAATGCCATTATCTCTTCTGAAACAACAGATCTTGAAGTGTTGAAAAAACAATTGGAAGCCGTTCCTTCCATGGCCGGCCTCGAATTGTCATCGATTGTGAGCACTACAACGGCTTATGAAGCGGGTGATATGAATGCTGAATTAAAAGTCGCGGCCCTCGACCTTGGGATCAAGAAAAATATTCTGGATTGCATGGTAGCGCGGGGCATGCAGGTAAAAGTATTTCCTGCAAAAACTTCTTACCAGGAAATGAAAAGCTGGGGTGCTGACGGATACTTTATCTCCAACGGACCGGGCGATCCTGCAGTGATGGATTATGCGATTGAAACCGTAAAACAAATTCTGAGTGACGATCAACCTTTATTCGGTATTTGCCTTGGCCATCAGTTGCTTGCATTAGCGAGTGGTATTCCTACTTTCAAAATGCACCACGGCCACCGCGGATTGAACCATCCGGTGAAAAATATAATCACAGGTCGTTGTGAAATCACCTCACAGAATCATGGCTTTGGTGTGGATCCGGATGCGATTAAAAGATCGGACAAAGTGGAAGTAACACACATCAATCTGAATGACCGTTCTATTGAAGGTTTACGATTAAAAGATAAGCGAGCTTTCTCTGTGCAATATCATCCTGAATCTGCTCCGGGTCCGCATGATAGCAGGTATTTGTTTGATGATTTTGTGAGTATGATGCAGGAGGTGAAGGTCTGA
- a CDS encoding T9SS type A sorting domain-containing protein, which yields MKKIFVFLFVCSSFISVRAQNPMQIAECDFDGTLINCEFLFDTAQQNIWQIGTPQKPFFGNAFSAPNAIQTDTLNPYPVNNNSAFTLKFTNNIGYAVDWNRTELSFWHKYQASVLNDAGSVSFSIDNGISWIAMVDTYDIQGANGYGYTFFYWDPPLLQTPNSSLDGNIVSGISSDWVFSSYSWYWYFSVETERDNMTPDTILVRFNFDSDGIFDNYDGWIIDNIKVEKQWYSGIHDPENISGNLHLYPNPATIQLNFSLTGNEVPHVQQLINQQGEVIKEYYYHTKQGKIILNDVPKGNYLFKIITVSGHFATQQIVVQ from the coding sequence ATGAAAAAAATATTCGTTTTTCTATTTGTTTGCAGCTCATTCATAAGCGTTCGTGCTCAAAATCCAATGCAGATTGCCGAATGTGATTTTGACGGTACACTTATTAATTGTGAGTTTTTATTTGATACGGCGCAGCAAAACATCTGGCAGATAGGAACGCCTCAGAAACCATTTTTTGGAAATGCATTTTCTGCGCCTAACGCTATTCAAACGGATACGCTGAATCCATATCCTGTGAATAATAATTCTGCCTTTACCTTGAAATTCACCAATAACATTGGATATGCAGTAGATTGGAATCGGACGGAACTTTCTTTCTGGCATAAATATCAGGCCAGCGTATTGAATGATGCGGGTTCTGTTTCTTTTTCTATTGACAATGGAATTTCATGGATTGCAATGGTAGACACTTATGATATTCAAGGCGCAAATGGGTATGGCTATACTTTTTTTTATTGGGACCCACCGCTTTTGCAAACACCAAATTCTTCATTGGATGGTAATATAGTATCAGGTATTTCATCTGATTGGGTATTTTCGTCTTACTCATGGTATTGGTATTTTAGTGTTGAAACAGAGCGCGATAATATGACTCCTGATACCATCCTGGTTAGATTCAACTTTGATTCAGATGGCATTTTTGATAATTACGATGGATGGATCATTGACAATATTAAGGTGGAAAAGCAATGGTATTCCGGTATACATGATCCTGAAAATATCTCAGGCAATTTGCATCTGTATCCCAATCCTGCAACCATTCAATTAAATTTTTCCTTAACAGGAAATGAAGTTCCGCACGTGCAACAATTAATTAATCAACAGGGCGAAGTGATCAAGGAATATTACTATCACACTAAACAAGGGAAGATAATATTGAATGACGTTCCAAAAGGAAATTATCTGTTCAAAATTATTACCGTATCAGGCCATTTTGCGACGCAGCAGATTGTAGTGCAATAA
- a CDS encoding methionine adenosyltransferase has product MPYLFTSESVSEGHPDKVADQISDAILDEFLKQDPNAKVACETFVTTGLVVVGGEVKSKAYVDIQRAARKVIREIGYTKSEYMFDADSCGIVTAIHEQSPDINQGVERKKKEDQGAGDQGMMFGYATNETDNYMPLALDLAHKLLEELAVIRREGKVMKYLRPDAKSQVTIEYSDDHKPLRIDAIVISTQHDDFDSDKVMQEMIADDIQKYLIPRVKKSFPARITRLFGTDIKYYINPTGKFVIGGPHGDTGLTGRKIIVDTYGGKGAHGGGAFSGKDPSKVDRSAAYAVRHIAKNLVAAGVASQVLVQVAYAIGVANPVGLYITTYGTTNIKDADGKLMTDGKIAEIVQQIFDMRPYAIVTRLKLRNPIYGKTAAYGHMGKTPYKHKVNIGKNGKARFREVEFFTWEKLDYVAKIRKAFHLN; this is encoded by the coding sequence ATGCCATACCTCTTCACTTCGGAGTCTGTTTCGGAAGGTCATCCGGATAAAGTAGCGGATCAGATTTCAGACGCCATTCTCGATGAGTTTTTGAAACAGGATCCCAACGCTAAAGTCGCTTGTGAGACATTTGTAACCACCGGACTTGTAGTAGTGGGCGGTGAAGTGAAATCGAAAGCCTATGTGGACATTCAGCGGGCTGCACGAAAGGTGATTCGCGAAATCGGTTATACCAAATCTGAATATATGTTTGATGCCGATTCCTGCGGCATTGTAACAGCCATCCACGAACAATCACCTGACATCAATCAGGGCGTGGAACGGAAGAAAAAGGAAGACCAGGGTGCCGGTGACCAGGGCATGATGTTCGGTTATGCGACGAATGAAACGGATAACTATATGCCGCTGGCGCTTGATCTTGCACACAAACTCCTTGAAGAACTGGCTGTTATCCGCAGAGAAGGTAAGGTGATGAAATACCTTCGGCCTGATGCAAAATCGCAGGTTACCATTGAATACAGTGATGATCACAAACCGTTACGTATTGACGCGATTGTAATTTCAACACAGCACGATGATTTTGATTCTGATAAAGTGATGCAGGAGATGATTGCTGATGACATTCAGAAATATCTCATTCCAAGAGTGAAAAAAAGTTTTCCGGCACGCATCACCAGACTTTTTGGAACAGACATTAAATATTACATCAATCCTACCGGGAAGTTTGTGATTGGTGGTCCTCACGGTGATACCGGTTTAACCGGAAGAAAAATTATCGTTGATACGTATGGTGGCAAAGGCGCTCATGGCGGTGGTGCTTTCTCCGGCAAAGATCCTTCCAAAGTGGATCGCTCGGCTGCGTATGCTGTCCGGCACATTGCTAAAAACCTGGTAGCAGCAGGTGTAGCCAGCCAGGTGTTGGTACAGGTTGCTTATGCAATTGGAGTTGCAAATCCTGTTGGGTTGTATATCACCACTTATGGCACTACCAATATTAAAGATGCTGATGGCAAGTTGATGACTGACGGAAAAATCGCTGAAATCGTACAACAGATTTTTGATATGCGTCCCTATGCGATTGTAACAAGGTTGAAATTACGCAATCCTATATATGGTAAAACGGCGGCTTATGGACACATGGGAAAAACGCCGTATAAGCATAAAGTGAACATCGGGAAGAATGGAAAGGCAAGATTCCGCGAAGTCGAATTCTTTACCTGGGAGAAACTGGATTATGTTGCGAAGATCAGGAAAGCATTTCATTTAAATTAA
- a CDS encoding response regulator, with amino-acid sequence MSKQHESKSNGKLAIELPLRILIAEDNVINQKLLLSILAILGYRADAVADGMDVLRTLNEKKIDLILMDIQMPEMGGEETTMLIRERFKNSAPKIIAITAYAMAGDREKYLKAGMDGYIGKPFKMDDLVAEIKRVMQAI; translated from the coding sequence ATGAGCAAACAGCACGAATCAAAATCCAATGGTAAACTCGCAATAGAGCTGCCACTCCGTATTCTGATTGCTGAAGACAATGTGATTAATCAAAAATTGCTTTTAAGTATTCTAGCTATACTTGGTTACAGGGCAGATGCCGTAGCAGACGGGATGGATGTGCTGCGAACATTGAATGAGAAAAAAATCGACCTGATATTAATGGATATTCAGATGCCTGAAATGGGTGGAGAAGAAACCACCATGTTGATACGCGAAAGGTTTAAAAACAGTGCACCTAAAATAATTGCGATAACAGCCTATGCCATGGCAGGCGATCGTGAAAAGTATCTGAAAGCCGGAATGGATGGTTATATCGGCAAGCCTTTCAAAATGGATGACCTGGTTGCTGAGATCAAAAGAGTGATGCAGGCAATTTAA